ttaaaaaaaaatcacacaaaaggaaagaataattataCTTGTTGGAAAGTTTCCCAGCTTAACGTTAATTACAAAATTATCTCTGTTTAAACAAAAGGGGGGAAAACATTTCAGGGATTTAAAAAATGACTGTTCTATTGGCAAAATAATATAAACTTGTAACAGTAACAAAGACATTTAACTGAAATGATACTGGATCAAATCCAGCTTGAATATAATGTAAACACAATACACACTCATGAAGCCTAAGCTTTCTGAAGCTAGGAAAGCCTATCAGAACTCTCATTTACAAAGCACACAAAGAAGAACTCCTTACAGTCAAAAGCACAGCAAGCTTTCTTGTGTTCTCCAGAGCTCAGAACATGGCCATGTAGCACAGTTATTAAATGACGGGGAGCTGGAAGTGCATTCTGAGTATTGATATTCAAATGAACACCACAAATTTTACACTTTGTTTCAGATCTCCCAGatgctacaatggcacagcaagTAACTACTGAACCGGAGTCGGATTTCCcatctgaaatattaaaatggtatttttagtATAGATCATCTGAATGTGAAGGGATGCTCTgagattttacaaaaatgttgACATGGACCTCACTAAAAACGGCATTCACAAAAACTGATCTTCTTCCTAGCAGGTACAAAACCACTGTGAAAACACTGTTAGAGACTTCTGCACAAAGACTTCATGTATTACTGACAGGAGTCATGGTTCGCCTGCAATAGAGGAGGACACAAAGGGAAACGCTAAAATCCTGGGATCATCCAGTTAGTCCTGTTACCATCCCTAATGGCTTCCGTGCTGTAAGATACTATAAGAGACGTTTTACGTTCAATGGGCCTTGCATCTTGGGTAGACATTTAACACCTGTGCAGAGTGGGTAGAAAAGGTATCATATCAGAATGGTTTGTACGGTAAGCATCTTACACTCACCTTCCACAAGCATAAATGGCAACACAAGGTATATGGCAGTAGCAAATTAGCAGTTACTTCATGTTCCCTACAGCACTGGGGGAAAAGCATTTGGAACTGAAACACTCTCCACACCCaaatatctcccctcagtctaAATGACACATGACTGAACAggtttacaattattttttgtaaataaaaaaaaaaatatctcctgGGATGAAAACTTCTACACTCAGTTTTACACCAAAAGAAACGGTAACATTATAAAATCACTCAAAGGAGGGTGTAAGAGTATGGCTTGGCACTTATGAACTAGAGGCCCAGAGTTAGCCAACTCTGATTACTGAAGGAACTGCTCTAGCCCACCTATGCTGTGGGACCTGAGGGAGACAGCTGATTCCCCTATaaggggcagcaggaagctctGGTAGAGAGTGAGGAAAGGTTCTAGTAGGGAACATGAGAACTCAGAGCCAGGAGGATGAACTCCAGCCAAGTAAAGCATGGGAGTGACTGGTAAATTAGGACCCAGCTCTGGAAAGGAGGAATGGGGACTTTCTACTGAAGGGGAGAGAGATATTgaatgggggttggggctggaggGCAATGTGTTTCAGAGGACTGAATAAACTGGACCCCAGAAGGGGACTGTTTTAAGTACTGTGGACTGTGCAGTTCTTAAGGGCCCTGAAGAAGGGGAAATAGAGTGACCCTAGGCCGCAAGGGGGGTGCTCAGCTGGTGGCTCCCTGTTACAGAGGGTTATGCATGGTAAATAGCAACTCCCTCACTCTAAACTGTAGTATCACAAACGTGATAGTGTAACAATAGGAAACAGAGGGGTCTGAACAGTACTTGGCTTGCACAGTAATAATAATATAGTACTTCCCAAAATTGCCTGAATAGTGTGAAATATACTACAACCTACACAGCAAGTTATAAAAATGGGTACTTTCTGCGGAGGTGTTGCAGGTCTTTTATTACTGCCAGAGACTCGCTATAGTTCCTGTGGGATGAAAGGTTCTATATAAAGGAAAGGTATTATTAGAatcattactattattattgAAACGCAAAACCTGTGTAATAAGCAAGTATACATGAAATTTCACAGTTGACTTATAATTGTATCCTATTAATGCAGCTCAAATGTAGCACTTTTCCCCCGATTGCCACAATAGTGAAATAACCCACCCATAAATGTCTTTTATCAGAGCTACACACATTTCTAAAGGACGACATTCTATCACACTAATGAATAATAAATCCTCAAAAGTATAAACTCCTGGGAGACAGCCAGAGGCTAAAAGTTTTACTCTAATCTGCCTGGAAGCTGTAGCTGTCAGAATTTTACACGTGGAGTAAAATCCATCCTCTCCCCAGAAATTAGCAGAGATATGTAAATATGACTAGACAGATAGAACTGATTTTGATCTCCtacacaaaataattatttttgttgagCCTGGTTCtgcaggcaaaacttccatctaaGTGGAAGGGTAAAATCTCAGCCCTACTGAATTCAATTGGCGCTTTCCCATTagcttcaatagggccaggatttcaccccaaacaCGTCTTAGTATCAGTTTCTAAATGTGAAGACCACAAAATAGATGCTTCATGGTTCTACatattttgcaacaaaatgaACAGTTTCCCTGAAAAGTGTCCTTAAAGCAAACAACTCTTCAACAAGCCTAATTGCTAAAGGTTGGTCTTGTGATAAAGGCACTCTCCAGGGATGCAGGAGAGCTGGTTTCATTTCCTACTGTACCACAGACTTTCAAAATCCTCCACTGGCATTGCCACTGCACTCACATGACAGACTTTAGGGGTGAAGAGGGACCAGAGGGGCATCATTCCCCCACGGATTCCATGCACAGGATTTAGAACTAAGCCCTGATCCTATTCCTACCatagtcaattgcaaaactctgGCCTTGATTTTGTAAGGATCACTTAATAGGGAATATGCtgtaaataatttatttacaAGACATCTTTTCACTTTTAGTTTTGTGTACGTGAAATGACCGCTCTTATCAGCAAAGCACAATTGCCCCTAAATAATTACAAAAATGCTCCATGACACATACTAATTATTATTCTCATTTGCTAAATATTAACAGAGTGAGTTCTGTACATTCAATGGAAGAAAAACACAGTCCCAAGTTGTTTACAATCTTATCTAACTAATATAGACTACTTACTTTTATTAAAACTTCAAAGTATCCTTCAGCGTTTACAGGGCTAACTGGAGTATAAGCTCTCTGAACCTCCAAACCATTCACCATCCCTCTGAGAAGAAAACAAGACGGTACAGGAAACCATTACTGGAATCACTGATTGATACTTTTTGGAGCGATAAGCAAAGGCTATTGTCTGAAACACACAGCAGTCTTTCCTCCCCATGGGTCAGCCTTTGCTGAGACAGATGTTCCCTCAATTAGCTAAAGATCCAGGGAGTGAAATAACCTCAGATTTCTCTGCAGACCCTTTACGACACTCTTTAGTATACTTCTGATTCTCTAGGAAATGGCACCAGCTATGTTGCACATGCAGCTTCCCCAGACAAATCAGGCAAAGGAGAGTAACAGATGTTTTGCATGGAGCAGATAAATGTGCAGTACCGTGAGGAAATGCTATATTGGTAAATCTGAATTGTAAGCTGTTTGGTCTAGGGGCTGTTTTTCACTGTACAGCATCCAGTAAACATATAATAATAACTGATATATATCAATGGTGCCTACAGTCTGACTTTCTTCTGTATCTGGCAGTGGTCACCACGAGAAACTACCACAGATGACCGCTTCTCCCACATGGCCCCTTCTTGGCAAATACTATGCCAGGGGGGAATGTTTTTCCTGACCTTCGCTGGCAATCAGCCACAAAGCACATAGACTTTGGATACAATATTATTGCACGGTGCTTAACCACCCCAAGCTACAGGGCCTAACACTGAACCCCTGATTTAGTAGTTTGCCTTCATGCCACAACATCGATATAAATCATGTGCCGAAACaactactttttttctttttccttctgttaaTTGCTCTTCTTAGCAAAACTTAGTTCTCTTTTCTCTACCACCAACACAAAGCTAATGTTGGGAAAAAATGAAGCTATAGAGTGGGCTTTCACCATAAAATTAACAAACTTAAACTCATGAGTTCTTTCAACTGCATCATTACAGAAACACAGAAATTATGATTTACTTGGTATGACATCTTTGTATATTGACAAACTGCATATTAAGTCACATAATGTAGCCGTTTAATTGGAGACAACTACAGTACCTTAACACAATATGTTGTCCTAAACTCAATCCCAGGCTGCTATTTCCTGGCAGCTCAAATTTATACTGGTAGGTGTCCTCTGTTAGCTGTTCCACAGAGCTTATCTTGAAAGCAGTAAATGTATCTGGATTTAATTCTGAATTACAACTCTGTAAGAACAACAATAAGTAATTACTGGGGTAGACAGCATCCTTTATTtcacttctattttttttaaaaaactagtgTGTGGATTTAGTGCTTGTAAAACTAGGACTCCAGAAAAACGTGCCTTGAAAACTCAAGGGACAAGCACAGATTTAGGGGTCTCTCTGCTGGTTCgtttttgcagtgtttttttttcaaaatctaagatgtcatttaaaaaaattagattccAGATCCTATGACCACGAAGAAAACTTTCTAAACGTGACTCAGTGCAATGCTGTCTTCCTGAGTGTGTAGAAACAGCTCTAAAAGAGCTTAACATCCTAATGGGGATGTAACGCTGAACTCTAAtaatgaccattttaaaaaataacactgttaattatttcactgctgattatGTTAGTAGAAATATCCAGCTTTACTAACATTGTTGGATTTATTTGAAGGGCATTTGACAGGAAAAACTATGTTTTGAAGAGGCAAATAATTGACTGCTGGtcaaatgtaaattttttatCTTCAGTATATGAACCTGAAAATGAAGGTAAAAAAATAGTTGTCTAAGGGGAACGTGAACGCTATCATAGCAGAAGAGATGCTGACACTCTCAGCTCTACTTTTTTCCCTAAAAACTTGTTGCCTCAAGCTGTGGAATCACCACCTATTCTATTCTACACAGGGCGCAACACTGTAATATCTGAATActttcagtagtgcattaagaATGTAACACCTGTCATGTATTTGTCCTCTCATCCTCTCAACAGAGAAAGATGTATGTGCAGAAAAGTGCCTTGTTTTGGTGGGATTTTCGAagactttttttaatatacatgttGCTATGTATTTATGTTAGGGACAGAAagatcaaagaaatgcaccttgcactgGGACTGGAGGGTGGTGAAGTTTATGATGGCCCTTAATTTTCTAGGAGACTTCATTCAAGTCTCAGACTGGCCCtgaagaaagttctgtctcctgcaccaACAAGCTTTATCCTTATTTTATCACCTTCACGTGATGTGAGCTTGCTGTAGTGGCACCAGGAATTGCACTTGAATGAGGTACATAATGAAATCCAAAGAATATGGGAATTTCCATTACAGCAGGTATTATGGGGGAGGTCtaaattcttttaataaaagaccATTATAGATCACCCCACCCTCAGCTACACAGCTATTAAACGCTTACAAACACAAATGTGATAAAAGTACTGACTGATTGGATGCTATGAAGGGCTTTAAAGTCCCTACCTCCTCCTTCTGTTTGGTCAGAAGGCTTCTGTCTTTCTTTGCTTTGGCTTCTTCCCACTGGTCTAGCTCCTTCTGATACACATCATAGACACACGGTTTGCAGCCACTGCCACAGCACTGAGATTGCAAGGGTTCAGTGGGCATAAGAGAGAGCCAGTCATCCTCACTTTCACTCATTACCTACAAAACACAACCCAAGCATCATTCACAGGGCTACATGTTTTAAGAAAGAGGCACATATGAAGCTGCTGCTAGCTTTCTGCTGCTTTAGAGACATCTATCTCAATACGCTGAAGATTTAATTCAGGAGGCACCCAAATTTTATCTAGCTGAATATATAGTGGTTAACTTGATACAAGCAACGCTGCATCTTCATTTGAGTGGCTGCAATCCTCTGCTTTAATACAGAATTGTTATATTGCATATGACCAATGGCCCAcaaagtccagtatcctgtcagtgactgtggccaataccagatgatgcagaggaaggtgtaagaaacccaACAACAGTTTGGTGAGCGGTTTATGCCCAGCAGAATAAGTGTCTGTATTGCGTATATGTTAGAGAGGAAAAAttatgtaactgtggatgttctcagtATTCATATAAATtgctatattttttaaatcctagacTCAGCTTCAGTGACCAAAAAGGAGCACTGTGACCTAGGATTTATCATCTCTGTGGGCCACACCCCTACATTCAAGAAGAATACATGGTGTGCTCTGATCCCATCTTTATCTTGCATCTTTCTCTAAATCCCCTCCTTCATTACATCTTTATTACTGTACTCAACATACAAAGCAGCATTCTAAAATGTGGCCTGCACCTGCCCCCGCTTTTAATAGAGAGGTTCATCCTCTGGAAGGCTGGAAGATAAGCAATGCTAGAGAAATACAGGTGGTGGTCAGAGAGAGGAACTTGACAGGGAACAGTGTTTAGTGAAAGCAAGAGAGTTGCTAAAGGGTTAGATATCGAATAAGTAGGCGACTGCAAGCACTGGTAGAATTATCTTTAACCCCCCCTCATCCAAAAATCCTTATATCAGACAGTCCTAGATCATGTCCTATCAAAAGAAGTCCCAAAACTAACCTCTGTGGAACATCACAACTTTTTAACACATTGCTAAACTCAATGCTTTCGCATATACCTATGAAgagtgctagataagagctaggtattattaatgctgtatcatttaaaaatgaggaaaattaTAAAACCACAAGTGGCAGCATTGAAGAATACTTAACGCCTATAACCATTTTCATTTTCAAGGTGCTTTATGAGGATTAAAACTTATCTTCACACTTGTGACAAAcatattattattctcattttactgaGGGAGAAATGGAACACTAGggcaaatattttgaaaagtggcCACTGACTTTAGCAGTCCAGCCACAGGGAGCAACATGCTGAGCATCCATAgcaaagtcaataggagtcatgggtgctcagcatgtctgACAGTTAGGTCCTAAGTGTCCGTTAAAAATTAGCTTTTGTGACCTGACCAAGGCCAAAGACGAATATCAGTTGTTAGCACAGGGCCTACAGCTCACGAGAGCTGACTCCTAGCGTTGTACTCAGACCGTGCTACCTTCTACCCAAGGAATATTCTTCTTTCACCCAAAGATAGTAAGCTCCCTGGAGCAGGTACTGTGTCCCTATCTTTCTGTTGGGAAAGAGCCTAGGACATCAGGGAAGGCAGGTCTCTGCTTTAGTGAGTTTCCAATCTGGACAAATGGAGAGTAGGCAAA
This sequence is a window from Chelonoidis abingdonii isolate Lonesome George chromosome 7, CheloAbing_2.0, whole genome shotgun sequence. Protein-coding genes within it:
- the CYB5RL gene encoding NADH-cytochrome b5 reductase-like isoform X2, which gives rise to MSESEDDWLSLMPTEPLQSQCCGSGCKPCVYDVYQKELDQWEEAKAKKDRSLLTKQKEESCNSELNPDTFTAFKISSVEQLTEDTYQYKFELPGNSSLGLSLGQHIVLRGMVNGLEVQRAYTPVSPVNAEGYFEVLIKCYKAGLMSQYIKSWIEGDTVFWRGPFGGFPYSPNQYGELLMLASGTGIAPMLPILQYITENEDDETFITLVGCFRTFENIYLKPLLQDQSRYWNVRTCYVLSQCKLFAFPGIFPGKPSLALSRKHTHWPYN